The proteins below are encoded in one region of Reichenbachiella sp. 5M10:
- the prmA gene encoding 50S ribosomal protein L11 methyltransferase has product MQQMTFIQLTIACTPEFSDIFVAELAEIGFDTFEEKEDGVEAYIASELFQEEAVREIVQRYKAPSDAKYSYREIEKENWNEEWEKNYHPIEVAGRCRVRATFHEPKPEFDYEIVIFPKMSFGTGHHATTYNMLSLEMENDFEGKSVIDIGAGTGVLAIMAHKLGATHVEATDVDDWCIENSIDNFELNEMYDVPVHQGVIDEVKLTRKCYDVVLANINKNVLLVEIPSYASLLESGGVLYLSGFYEADISDIEEKAAQYDLHLDKSVIRDNWAALKLTKS; this is encoded by the coding sequence ATGCAACAGATGACATTTATCCAATTGACTATTGCCTGTACCCCTGAGTTTTCAGATATTTTCGTCGCGGAGCTCGCGGAAATTGGCTTTGATACATTCGAAGAAAAAGAAGATGGTGTCGAAGCATACATTGCCAGTGAGCTGTTTCAAGAAGAGGCGGTGCGTGAGATTGTGCAGCGCTATAAAGCCCCCTCTGATGCCAAGTATTCTTATCGAGAGATTGAAAAGGAGAATTGGAATGAAGAGTGGGAAAAAAACTATCACCCGATCGAGGTAGCGGGAAGATGTCGTGTGCGCGCGACTTTTCACGAGCCCAAACCAGAGTTTGACTATGAGATAGTGATTTTTCCAAAGATGTCATTCGGTACAGGTCATCATGCCACCACCTACAACATGCTTTCTCTCGAAATGGAGAACGATTTTGAAGGCAAGTCTGTGATTGATATAGGTGCGGGCACGGGAGTATTGGCCATCATGGCGCACAAACTAGGTGCGACACATGTAGAGGCGACGGATGTCGATGACTGGTGCATCGAAAATAGTATCGACAACTTTGAACTCAATGAGATGTATGATGTACCAGTACATCAAGGTGTGATTGACGAAGTGAAACTGACCCGGAAATGCTATGATGTGGTCTTGGCCAATATCAACAAAAATGTATTATTGGTCGAAATTCCGAGTTATGCTAGTTTGTTAGAGTCGGGTGGGGTGTTGTACTTGAGTGGATTTTATGAGGCAGACATTTCTGATATCGAAGAAAAGGCGGCACAATACGATCTTCATTTGGACAAATCAGTCATTCGAGACAATTGGGCTGCCTTGAAATTGACCAAATCATGA
- a CDS encoding EF-hand domain-containing protein — protein sequence MLSPLQVEKLTHFFNIIDFDRSGTVEKDDFEAIGENLCIVRDFDFDTPEYATVISMTDAIWSNLSPYVEGDHATLDQWLEYMTALLDPDNLETYKKYVVSFTTNIFKLFDLNEDRVISQNEYIDLFIGLRIEVRFAPKAFRSLDDNNDGKLSYDEVIKSVDQFMRSSDPKALGNWLFGGWETDD from the coding sequence ATGTTAAGCCCATTACAAGTAGAAAAGCTGACGCACTTCTTCAACATCATTGATTTTGATCGAAGTGGTACAGTAGAAAAAGATGATTTTGAAGCCATCGGTGAAAACCTATGTATCGTGAGGGATTTTGATTTTGACACGCCTGAATACGCGACAGTCATCTCCATGACGGATGCCATTTGGTCCAACCTCAGCCCCTATGTCGAAGGCGACCATGCGACATTGGATCAATGGCTCGAATACATGACAGCACTCCTCGACCCTGACAATCTCGAAACTTACAAAAAATACGTCGTGAGTTTCACGACAAACATCTTCAAGCTATTTGATCTCAACGAGGACAGAGTCATCTCTCAGAATGAATACATTGATTTGTTTATCGGCTTGAGAATCGAAGTACGTTTTGCTCCCAAGGCATTCCGAAGCTTGGATGACAACAACGATGGAAAACTCTCCTATGATGAAGTCATCAAATCCGTAGATCAGTTCATGCGTAGCAGTGATCCAAAGGCACTAGGAAACTGGCTTTTTGGTGGTTGGGAAACTGACGACTAA
- a CDS encoding peroxiredoxin-like family protein, translated as MKALTTFIFAVMMTVSSIIAYAQNPTPLYDKGDTAPTFVGTDQFGKPFDLSEQLDKGPVVLMFYRGYWCPHCNKQLSQLEDSLSFITQKGGSVIAVTPEKPDNIEKTIQKTDASFKIIYDQDLSIMNTYGVSYKMEDALIEKYKGYGLNVAQINGMDEPYLPVPATYIIDSSGKILFAFYDPDYSKRATVKQILKNLK; from the coding sequence CATCGCATATGCTCAAAACCCTACCCCACTATACGACAAAGGAGATACCGCTCCTACATTTGTCGGCACGGACCAATTCGGCAAGCCTTTTGACCTCTCCGAGCAACTCGACAAGGGCCCTGTGGTGTTGATGTTTTATCGGGGATATTGGTGCCCTCACTGCAACAAGCAGCTGTCTCAGTTGGAAGATTCTCTAAGTTTCATCACGCAAAAAGGAGGGAGCGTCATAGCTGTCACGCCCGAAAAGCCTGACAACATCGAAAAAACCATCCAAAAAACAGACGCTTCGTTCAAAATCATCTATGACCAAGATCTCTCCATCATGAACACCTATGGTGTCTCCTATAAAATGGAAGATGCACTCATCGAAAAATACAAAGGCTATGGCCTTAATGTCGCCCAAATCAACGGGATGGACGAACCCTACCTACCTGTACCTGCTACCTATATCATCGATTCCTCCGGAAAAATACTTTTCGCCTTTTATGATCCCGATTATTCAAAAAGAGCAACAGTAAAACAGATTTTGAAAAATCTAAAATGA